The nucleotide sequence GACCGTGGACGCTCCCCCCAAAGGGAGACATGCGGCCAACAGCCAACCCAAAGCCACCAGCAACGCCCCTCGCCACCTGGATCGCCGCATTGCGTTCCGAGGCATGATCACGGGATGAGCATCACCTTGCCCGATTGGCCCGAAGCCATGGTCTCAAAGGCCTTGTCAAAATCCGCTAAGGGGAAGCGATGGGTGACCATGGGGGTCAAATCCACGGCACCGGAGAAGACCAGCCCCCGGGCCTGGTACCAGGTCTCCCACAACCGACGGCCATAGATGCCCTGCACCGTGGCCGCCTTGAAGACCAGGTGGTGGTCCCAGTCGAACCGAATGGGGCGTCCGACCACCCCCAACGCGGCCACCTCACCGCCCGGCTTGAGCACCTGGAAACCCTGAGCGATGGCGCTTTCCGCGCCGGACATTTCCAGCAGCACATCCACCCCTTCGCCGTGAGTGGCTTCCATGATTTCACCGACCACATCCTGGGTGCGGGCGTTGAGGGCCACATCCGCACCCATGCGTCGGGCGAAGGCCACCCGATAGTCGCTGATATCCGTGGCGAAAATCATGCGCGCGCCAATGGCTCGCGCCACGGCGATGGTCATCAGGCCCACCGGGCCACAGCCGGTCACCAGCACCTTTTTGGCACGCAGGTCCACGGAAAAGGCCGTGTGCACCGCGTTGCCGAAGTTTTCCATCAACACGGCCACTTCCAGCGGCAAATCCGGGGGATTGGGCCAGGCGTTTTGCGCCGGGATGGCGATGTACTCGGCAAACCCACCGTCTCGGTCCACGCCGATCAACCGGGTGTTCTCGCAGATGTGCCCGTTGCCCGTCTTACAAAAGCGGCAGTGCCCACAGACCACATGGGACTCTAAGGAAACATCATCGCCCACCCGCACATTCCGCACCTGGCGCCCCACCTCGACCACTTCCCCGGTGACCTCATGACCGACCACCAGAGGCGGATGCACGCGATCGGCGGCCCAGGGGTCCCAGCGATAGATGTGCAGATCCGTGCCGCAAATGGACGCCGCCCGCACCTTGACCAA is from Anaerolineae bacterium and encodes:
- the tdh gene encoding L-threonine 3-dehydrogenase; this encodes MPETMKAVIKAEPGPGLVLAERPIPSIGPDEVLVKVRAASICGTDLHIYRWDPWAADRVHPPLVVGHEVTGEVVEVGRQVRNVRVGDDVSLESHVVCGHCRFCKTGNGHICENTRLIGVDRDGGFAEYIAIPAQNAWPNPPDLPLEVAVLMENFGNAVHTAFSVDLRAKKVLVTGCGPVGLMTIAVARAIGARMIFATDISDYRVAFARRMGADVALNARTQDVVGEIMEATHGEGVDVLLEMSGAESAIAQGFQVLKPGGEVAALGVVGRPIRFDWDHHLVFKAATVQGIYGRRLWETWYQARGLVFSGAVDLTPMVTHRFPLADFDKAFETMASGQSGKVMLIP